Below is a window of Spodoptera frugiperda isolate SF20-4 chromosome 13, AGI-APGP_CSIRO_Sfru_2.0, whole genome shotgun sequence DNA.
GCTCCAATCGAACGTCTGGTTAAATCCTGATTCCATATTATCATAGTACGTCTGATTTATAGGTTCTTCTTTATCATCTACTCGCCTTCTTGGTTCGCCACTATAGTCGTCTACTTCGTCTTCTTCTTCACACTAAATATGAAgagaaatttattttacatcCTTTTATACAACCACATTTTTTGAGAGTCGTTCAAACAttccaaataaaaagaaacgtttttacaaaaaggaaaataaccgactttactaaagaaagacggttaaaaaatcattaaaaggataaaaattactttaatttcgaaaatccgtgtcttatttttgtttttttcttattttttaacacCGACCttcgaaataaaagttatttttactattttagtgTTCCTTTTAACCGATTTCCTTCAGTgaatcagtcagtcagtaatcTAATTCTTAGAAAAAAATGGTGAGAAAAAACGGGCGGTATATGATATCATAAACAACAGTACTCACTGATACTCCTTCAAATCCCAATACCTTCGACTGTTCTCTAGTGCATCCATTTGCTATCGGTAAACTAGTCACGATTGTATTGCCTCCATCATCAATATTGCCTTTGCCTAGAGTACATATCATATATGTTTCTATAACATAACTCATATTTGTGTAGTCTTCATAATGTTCTATGCAAGTCGTCTTATTGAGTAACAACGTTGGAGCATAATTCAGCAACTCTTGATTGTGATTTTCATCATCTTTTTTCTGGAAAGTGTTTTACGAGTAAATATCttctttgaaataataataaagtttatttatttagacaactGTGTCCACAAATGACAATAAGGAATGTAATTAGTTAACTAGTATGTAATAGTAAATAGGAACTTAGTCCGCTGCACTAATTTCCACCTTAGTGGACTGTCATGCCTGACAGCTATAGCACTcagtataaaatgtaatagtttATCAACTGAAAAAAATTTTATCAGGAGGGTTTACAATAAACTGTACGGTAGACGGATTAAAGAATTCGTTTAAAGAGGTTCACGCTTATCAAAGAGCGCTGCTACTATCGGTCAAGTGGACCAAAGCGACTTACTGTCGGTTTTATTGACAGCTGTGGGAAAATTAGTACTACAACTTCATAATTTCAAACATATTACCTTTCGATATTTATCTAAATGTCCCCAGCCCAGCACAAGAGCATCAGTGCCAGGTGCCTGATACTTTTCTTCGTAATTGATGGCAATGGGAGTTGGTTTGTAAGAGCATAATTCTTCATACGTAGCATCATTGAAATCAAAAGGTGATTCTACTCTGACTAAAGCTATATCTATAAGTGACCAGTAATCTAGCTCTCCGTACTTTAGTTGGTAACCTGAAATACAAAAATGCTGTTTTAAATTCATGATTAAGTACATTAACTCCGTTGCCAATAAGTTGGTTCTTATTCCAGAGCCATAAGAACTAATTTggcatttaaattttaaattggatttttcGCGTACACAATATAAGACCTTGAGAAAAGTAAGCGTTGATTTCAATGTCTGCTCATAATCTTTGTTCAGTAACTAAAAGGCGTAATGTATATATGCATGATTACCTTTAGGCACACAAGTATATATAACCTTTTTCTTCTTCGACGCAGTACACTTGTCCAATTCGAGTTCAGTATTGGGAACATACTTATTGTATCCTGATATGACATACATATAGTCTACATCGTTGACACAAGCCGCTGAAGTTATTACAAATTCACTGCTAACAATCGCACCACCACACAACCAACTGTCGTATGGAACCTTCGACAATGGTGCTTTCACTAAATATAcctagaaaaaataacaaataaaatagagtAAATATTCATTGATTATCATAAGTAGCTAAAAACTTCCACTACTGAAGAAGGATTTTTTTTCCTCTCCTCCTGTCTCCctgacttttttttatttttaaggtttaTAGTCatttttcgacccggagccgcggtaaacccgctaagttgttcacagctccagatcaggcattaGCTTTATTAGGCCTCAtttgtggtagtctgatggctctttgaggcgcggaACGCAaggcgccgtacgcacgggtggCTTCTCCTTGCTAAGCTTGGTTTCACACACGGCTACTCAGCAAACTAAGCAAACTTACAAATtaatgaaactagtcgaatgtgcggaaggatcatacaaagagacaCCACGTTAAACTGATTTTGTGTAGCTCGATGTTTAGTCGTATCTACCATGACCTCTATGCTTGACTGGTGGCTTGAAGATCATAACTAGTTCACAGTTTAAGGACACAaacaaaacatgattaaaaagCAAACATGGATCAAATGTACATGACTGACAGTGCACTATGTAAGGTGTTCTTAAACTTACCACATATCTTTTAGGTGTCTCTACTGGCACACCATCTTTTATTCTTCTTGTACCCGAAGTAGTCGCTaaacataatacaattttatgttaGTGCGTTAGTGCTTGAAAAACAATTTTCCCAATACCCGAATATCCAATTCTCAAATTTttacccccaaaagaccagcatCGCCCTTATAACACCTCTTAGGTGTCAGATGTCCATGTGTGATGCCAAATTGCTTACCACCAAGGAGTCAGTGTGTTCGTTTGccggtttataataaaaaataggaatAATTAAGTATAAGGCGTAAAGCAATTTTGAAGGTGTCCATAACACAGTACCCaggtattttataaacataattaattttaatctacTGAAACTTACCATAATGAATCATGTAAAGTAACCATAGATTTGACTGCATTGCAAGCATTGtaaaacaatgttaaaaatTATGATTTGACGCTGTATATCGGAATAATTGAATTCCAgaggaaaaatgtttttttatgtattttcattataatgcTACATTCTTTGCATGACTTTCAGTAAaagaatttttcattttatatattaaaattttacgacATTGTGATACACTTAATACTAAAAGTCCTTCTTAACTAATAAGTCCACTGTTTAATTTCACACACTTATCTGTATAGTTCTAAAAATGCACTGGGCCCAGTTTTGTGCCTTGTGGCAGTCCAATTTTTACGATGTGGCTGATATTTTTctcacaatatttttgtttggcaTGAGAATTCATTAAATAGGCTATTGATTTACATTCCTTATACaagaataattatatattaaatatcatataaatattatattaacttaatttaCATTATTGAATGCTTTTGTTAAGTTAAAGAAGTATTCGGACACGAATTAATCACAATCATAagattagtattttatttatagaaatatcaCAGGcacaatattttgaatgaaatcaAGGTGGATATATGCAACTAagtgtattttaaattttagtttcaatttaaaaaagtaattacgtACAGTCTATGCATTAAATGTATGCGATAGGAAATGTTTGTGAGCCGTAAAACATTGAGAggatttcattattttacatgGATTTTCTCCAACTTTATAATTGATCATGTTTTctgtttttgtagtttttgtatTTCTCTCTTTCATAGTACAATGTGAGTTACTATGTAATTTTGATTAGGTGTAAGTGTCCAGTTATTAATACTTTcgattagtttatttttattagttatcaAGATATACCTCTATCTCTTTCTATCTTTAAAGAAATGTCTAACATTATCATGATAAAATATGCTACGTATGTAGGAAAACATGACAAAGAAAGATTATGGAATGCGATTAAATAACAAGTGATTATTAAGTAAAAGAAAGTACAAGATGTAAAGAAGTGCTTTAAggagaaaatgtaaaaaaaccaCATTACGATAACTGAGATAATCacagaattttattgttttcagctACTAACTGTGAACGCAGAATTTTTAACGGCACCAGAGCACTTGGTGAACCAAAATTTTTGGTGAGTTAATAGTATAAAGCCACCGATGAGAACAATAATTGTTACCGAGCTTCACTGACAGGCAGACCGACggacaattgaatttgacgtttcaaaagtgcctattttaggattagttaaaataaatgctttgactttgattgtcATAACTTCcaaaacatttacataattatctttaattttaggtatattttataaaagcgCCGCATTCACCAAAGAACTATGTGGGATGGATATGTGGCGGTGCCATAATTCATCCATTATACGTACTAACGTCAGCTGCATGTATCAATGATGTGAGACATGTATTCGCCATCGCTGGCTATAATAAGTATGTAAAAACTGAAGATATGGACAAAGATGAATGCACCAAACGTACAAAGAAGAGAGTTGTCGCCAGGGCTTACCAAAAAGGTAAACTTCATTTATTAGAGTCTAAATCTGAAATTCGGCGATGGTTACGAAAATAAAGATTCATTTAGTACAAAATTGCTATCTAATAAGTGTATCTGGAGCTTTTTTAcggattcatattttttacacattGGTCGACTTAGTAAACAACCAACTGCACGACTGCAGGGTGCCAACCAATCAATGTGTAATTTGTCGCGAATTCGACCCCCGCAACATTCAAAAATTGGCATTTTCTGAGTCACATGACCATTATTAGCCCGGAGCCAGGAAGTTCGGTGGCATTTCATCCAGCATCAAAGCACGCAGGACCAACGACTTTAGCGTTGCAGAGAGTGCGCCTGTGTTtgcacttgtgcactataatatctcctgcgtagtgcgctagtctagttagaccgACTGGTCACCGTAATCCaaatcgatcgggagatttaAACAACCAATAGTTATTGTCCTTGAAGTAAATCAAACTTACTGAATAGACCTTTATTGCCTGCATACCACCTCACTCGGCTGTACACTGCACATGTAAATCTGAATGTCATTttacagatataaataaaacaccgaGTCAAAAACATTGGAATTCAAGAGACATAAGCTTAGCGAAAGTGGAGTCACCGTATAACTTCAGGGACCCTGTCTACACACGTTATTGTTCGTACATGCCCGCGTCAATCAAAGTTAATTTCAACCGAGACTTCGAAATGCCAGGCACTGAAGTCATCACCTATGGGTGGGGACATAAAAATTACTTTCGACAGGTTTGTCTATCTTCATGGTTTTAAGTAAGCTGTGAAATCAATCTCAACCAATCAATACCCATAACCTCAGGCCTGTCtccccatgggggtaggcaaagacaatggaacgcagattgctacgaatcttacacactttttttttgtttcgtcaatcgtcatcagtcttttcatgcatgctcgtcagttaagggtacttttaatttggcctttctttaatatatcgccaatctggtcattatattatgtccgtctagggcgccgtCTACCGACGATCCCATTAATATCAGctctgtatacttctttcgtaaatctgctttcatcattcctttctacatgtccaaaccatcatAACAAACTTTAATCGTTTTATTAAAGCGAGCAGATCTCAATGATCATAACGCAAGATTCGCAAACTATGCATCAACGGTGGTGATTGACAAGGAATTATGCAAGAAGATGCTAGTTGGACATTCCGATTTACAACTAAACGTTGAATATTTCCTCATCTGTACTGCTGGAGAGGGCAGTTTGGATGAAAGTGGAAAGATGAGTCAAGGTCCAGCTACTCCAAGGGCTTTCAATGGCAGCACTCCTGGAATATATCAGAGTgtaagtagataataaaaaaatattgttctctGACACAAACCGTAGTAGCAGAGGCAGGTTAGAACATATTTGCCACTCCTACTCTTGCAGCAGTTGTAAGAGCCGATTAAAGAGTTACACATTTGACAAAGACAAGAGAACTTTCTCTTATATCCAATTCATGATATTTATTctgttttctataataatttaaatacacaaTTTGATTTGTAGTGATggtattattgaaaaaatacaagTATGTCCTGTGTACCTACTATTTAGTATTAATGAGCTTTTGTAGTTTTAagcctttaataaaaatagctatATGGTTTCGATCCCTATTAATAGTGGTTTTATTCACACAGGTATGGTCACGTGATAATTTGAATAATCGTAAAACTAACCACACAGACTTCACCGACATGAGAAGGCATGGGCCGTGCCaggtattatatattttatttacctagttTAATAATAGGCTATGgcttttttatctttatttggctaaagaaaaaaaaatctaataatttttTGGTGTGCTAAGAAGGTTAATTATTCAATATAAGAGTGCAATATAAGTGCTAATTGGATTATACAGTTAATTaccttttatattatattttaattgcataatttttacataataatttctgTTGACATGTAGCTATCTAGACATcaattaatatattactttttatcttaatttcaaGAACGATCACGGCGGTCCCCTCGTCACTTGGATTGGGGGTCGAGAGTACATCATAGGCGTCGCTACTGGCTTCCAAGTCAATAAACATATGCAATGCGTTGCTCCATATCTCTATACAAGTACATTTAGCAACGGGGAATTTATATACTGCGTGTTAAGAAAGTAAGTTCTATGCAACATAATCCTGAAGTAGACATGGTTTTGGTATTAAGGACCTGTATCACCAgcgtcataattataataaagttatgtaATAGATGTTCTTTTGTACATCCAGACCATGAACCAAGTACAAAAAGGAGTTGTCTTattgtgattgtgcactgtgacaaaacaaatgagCCCTGCCCAatgttattataagtaaaaaggtgtagataggttataagcgctcagaaagtgacacattaaaataaagacaattggcaacgtgtttgtagtatgggactgcatgttggaaaatagagaaaGGCGTGGTTTGTAATGTCCCgggtgtcacgcattatgttaaagggaagtCCAGTTATTACATCTCCTCTTTTTATTTCCTTCATGGTTTAGACATTGTGAAATAGACCCGAATTGAATTTGAACTTCAATAGTGTAATCATTAACTACGAGTATTAATTGACATGATATAACGTTCTAGCACCCGACGTTCATCACAATGCGATATCCAATCAGAGCAAAAAGGCTATGAGATTGTTGAAGAAGACATTAGTTGGAACATTACGAGTAACATTGCCAGAAGGTAAGGAAGGCAGGTCACATCTGGTTTGTCCTCAACTAAAATATGTAGTTGTCTAACGATTAACACACCGGCCACACtgattttctataaaattaaatgtaacgcgatttttttatgggactagCCCGCCACTACTTTAAACCgctgtaactcctgtaagccaggctCTACACTAGATACAACCAAGAAcgcaccggaacactgaagtccgatcatcttggctgacactATACGGAAAATGAGCGATGGGCCTAGTAGTTAAACCAAATAGTGCACTTTgaactaatttgaacactctttataAATACGACAATGCAACAGCCACGTGTCCAAGACATActtagacaacctacaacaatgcagctcttctgtggtccaggtacatggagctgttcacacagaagtttcttttaaattttattttttcggtctttgtagaaatatttagttgtattatgcttctgtggacgagtgcTGCTTGTacttgtagtttaatttaagtcATTAGACTAATCACTATATAGTATTccaactaatttattattattaattattttagtgccCATTTAGAAGATATGACCCCTGTGGTGGACAACACTAACGTTAAGAAAAAAACTAACATCTCGGAACCTTGGAAAAACGACAACTACTTTTTGAACTTACGAGCTAGGAACCATACAGATGACAAAACATAAGAAATCCTttggtaataatatttaaaacgatTTTTCAACGACATGAAAATGTgtaaatttcaaattatataaatgtattgcttttttttaatcCATTTTCATTGTAAAAAGGTTTAAAGTTCGAAATAATGTTTACATCGTAAAACCCTCAATGAAAGTCACTAATGGACCTACTTCTGACTGATGACCTCACGACCTGaacgatcacctgatggtaagcaatgcaTGCATGCCCGAAAACCCAGAGACGTGAAAAAtgcattgccgaccttttagtggttaggaatttaagggttgtcgagAAATTGAGatgggggtaattaggcctccggtaacctcactcacacaacgaaatacaacgctagcactgtttcacgtcagttttctgtgatgccgttgtatcactccaattgtgccggcccattcgtgcccaagcatgactctcctacacaatacatttttatgtactcaattaaaaagtaaacactTCTACATCCCCAACGACTTCCAGTTAGGCTGGTTGGAAGTGACCCGCATCTAGCGGATATTAATATCTTGTTTAGtcctatttaattaaaaaaagtaattgatcGCTACTGAATCGTAATTCTTAACCTCTGTACA
It encodes the following:
- the LOC118270184 gene encoding uncharacterized protein LOC118270184 isoform X1 — translated: MFSVFVVFVFLSFIVQSTNCERRIFNGTRALGEPKFLVYFIKAPHSPKNYVGWICGGAIIHPLYVLTSAACINDVRHVFAIAGYNKYVKTEDMDKDECTKRTKKRVVARAYQKDINKTPSQKHWNSRDISLAKVESPYNFRDPVYTRYCSYMPASIKVNFNRDFEMPGTEVITYGWGHKNYFRQRADLNDHNARFANYASTVVIDKELCKKMLVGHSDLQLNVEYFLICTAGEGSLDESGKMSQGPATPRAFNGSTPGIYQSVWSRDNLNNRKTNHTDFTDMRRHGPCQNDHGGPLVTWIGGREYIIGVATGFQVNKHMQCVAPYLYTSTFSNGEFIYCVLRNTRRSSQCDIQSEQKGYEIVEEDISWNITSNIARSAHLEDMTPVVDNTNVKKKTNISEPWKNDNYFLNLRARNHTDDKT
- the LOC118270184 gene encoding uncharacterized protein LOC118270184 isoform X2, which encodes MDKDECTKRTKKRVVARAYQKDINKTPSQKHWNSRDISLAKVESPYNFRDPVYTRYCSYMPASIKVNFNRDFEMPGTEVITYGWGHKNYFRQRADLNDHNARFANYASTVVIDKELCKKMLVGHSDLQLNVEYFLICTAGEGSLDESGKMSQGPATPRAFNGSTPGIYQSVWSRDNLNNRKTNHTDFTDMRRHGPCQNDHGGPLVTWIGGREYIIGVATGFQVNKHMQCVAPYLYTSTFSNGEFIYCVLRNTRRSSQCDIQSEQKGYEIVEEDISWNITSNIARSAHLEDMTPVVDNTNVKKKTNISEPWKNDNYFLNLRARNHTDDKT